TCCTGCCCTGCCAGAGATCTGGTCGCCACCGACCGTCGGTGAACTGATGTTCGAAGTGAACCAGGGAGGTCGGACAATGCCCCGTCGCGGCTGCCGATCAGTCGCCGTCGTCGCTGGACCGTCGGCCACCGACGAAGTCGAGGAGTGCCGGCTGGGCGGACACGATGCGGTCGATCTCCTCACCGCCGTCGCACCGGAGCAGGCCGATCACCAGCGCCGGACCACTGCTGCCCAGGACGCGCCAGATCCCGCCCGAGTCCGCCCATCGACGCAGGATCTCGACGGGTTCGTCACCCATGCCCGTCCAGCTCGGCGACGATCACCGGAACGTGGCTGGTGGCCGGATCCTTTGTCGCGGTGGCCAATTCGACGTCGGTCTCGGCGGCCGTCTCGGCGATCCCGGCGAGCGCCTGCGCCTGCTCTCCCGACTGCAGCTCGGCCCGATAGCGCGCGGCGAACTCGTCGTATTTGCCGGGCCCGGCGTGGTGATACCACTCGCGCAACTCCGTGCTCGGCGCGACCTCCTTGCACCAGGTGCCGATGCGCGGGTCGTCCTTGCGGATTCCGCGGGGCCACAACCGGTCGACGAACAGCCGGGTCACCCCCGGAGGCACATCGTCGTAGACCCGGCCAATACTGACGCCCATACTGTCAACGTACTCTCGGCCGGCTTCCGCCGGAACCGTGCCGACGGCAAGAGCGAGGAGCAGAAGTGGGCACCGACGAACCCCGAACCGTGCGCGCCATGGCCGCGACGTCCTACGGCGATCCCGCACGGGTGATCGCTCCCGTCGACGTCGCGGTGCCGGCGCCCGGCCCCGACGAGGTCACCGTGACGGTCCGGGCCGCCGGCGTCAACCCGATCGACGGAAAGATCGTGCGGGGTCAATTCGGCGACGACCCGGCCGCCCTGCCGCGGCGGATCGGGTCGGAGGCCGCCGGCGTCGTGAGCGCGGTCGGTGACGGATCGCGATTCGCCGTCGGCGACGAGGTCATCGTCTACCGGGCGATCGGCGGCTATGCCCAAGCCCTGCTCGCCGACGACGAGACCGTCTTCCGCAAACCGGCGGCATTGCCCTTCCCCACCGCTGCCGGGCTGCTGCTGACCGGTGTGACGGCCGCCGACCTGGTGGAGACCGCCGCCGTCACCGACGCGGACACGGTCGTGGTCCACGGCGGCGCGGGTGGCGTCGGCGCCATCGCGGTGCAGCTGGCCGTGCGCCGCGGCGCCCGGGTCATCGCCACCGCAGCGCAGCGCAACCACGAGTACCTGGCCGGCCTCGGCGCCGTTCCCGTCGTCTACGGCGACGGCCTGACCGAACGTCTCCACCAGGCGGCGCGCGGACCGGTGACCGCGGCGCTGGACACGGTCGGCACCGACGAGGCGATCGACGCCTCGCTGGCCTTGGGGGTCGCCCCGGAGCGGATCGTGTCGATCGCCGCCTTCGGCCGCGGCGGCGACGGGATCATCCTCGTCGACGGGTCGACGCCGCAGAGCAAACGGCATCGCGCCGAGGCGATTCCCGGCCTGATCGCCGACGCGACGAGCGGCGAACTGACGGTCGAGGTGGCGAAGACCTTTCCGCTGGAACAGGCCGGTCAGGCCTTGGCGGAGCTGGCCGGAGCACACCCCCGGGGCAAGTTCGTCCTGCTCCCCTGACGCGGAATGCGCGGCGACGCGTCACTCG
This genomic interval from Gordonia sp. X0973 contains the following:
- a CDS encoding NADP-dependent oxidoreductase yields the protein MGTDEPRTVRAMAATSYGDPARVIAPVDVAVPAPGPDEVTVTVRAAGVNPIDGKIVRGQFGDDPAALPRRIGSEAAGVVSAVGDGSRFAVGDEVIVYRAIGGYAQALLADDETVFRKPAALPFPTAAGLLLTGVTAADLVETAAVTDADTVVVHGGAGGVGAIAVQLAVRRGARVIATAAQRNHEYLAGLGAVPVVYGDGLTERLHQAARGPVTAALDTVGTDEAIDASLALGVAPERIVSIAAFGRGGDGIILVDGSTPQSKRHRAEAIPGLIADATSGELTVEVAKTFPLEQAGQALAELAGAHPRGKFVLLP
- a CDS encoding DUF488 domain-containing protein; the protein is MGVSIGRVYDDVPPGVTRLFVDRLWPRGIRKDDPRIGTWCKEVAPSTELREWYHHAGPGKYDEFAARYRAELQSGEQAQALAGIAETAAETDVELATATKDPATSHVPVIVAELDGHG